Proteins encoded by one window of Erwinia pyrifoliae DSM 12163:
- a CDS encoding pectate lyase, whose amino-acid sequence MSVLTLNISIPSSQGLFKPGEDNGLSGQNTNSAQGQHPIDRQTIEQMAQLLGELLKPLLSPQADNAAAGSNDQTNGVGNAGGLTGQNGAAGTTPQSVNQTMLGEMGNNGLDQAITPDGQGGGQIGDNPLLKAMLKLIARMMDGQSDTFGQPGSGNNDASSGPSSAGNYPASNASSGSSLGGSSLLGKASSGGTSPTNSFSPPSTPTSPTSPLDFPSSPTSGAGGSTPVTDHADPVGSTGVGAGNSVGFTSAGANPTVLHDTIIVKAGQEFDGKGQTFTAGSELGDGGQSESQKPLFMLEDGASLKNVTIGDDGADGIHLYGDAKIDNLHVTNVGEDAITVKPNSAGKKSHVDITNSSFEHASDKILQLNADTTLNVDNVKAKDFGTFVRTNGGQQGNWDLNLSHISAENGKFSFVKSDSEGLNVNTSDISLGNVENHYKVPMSANLKVAK is encoded by the coding sequence ATGTCAGTTCTTACGCTTAACATCAGTATCCCGTCCTCGCAGGGGCTATTCAAGCCCGGCGAAGACAACGGACTTAGTGGTCAAAATACAAATTCAGCACAGGGGCAGCACCCCATCGATCGGCAAACCATTGAGCAAATGGCGCAATTATTGGGAGAACTGTTAAAGCCGCTGCTATCGCCACAGGCAGATAATGCAGCAGCAGGTAGCAATGACCAGACCAACGGAGTGGGCAACGCTGGCGGCCTGACGGGGCAAAATGGCGCAGCAGGGACTACCCCGCAGTCTGTCAACCAGACAATGCTGGGTGAGATGGGCAATAACGGGCTGGATCAGGCCATCACGCCCGATGGCCAGGGCGGCGGGCAGATCGGCGATAATCCTTTACTGAAAGCCATGCTAAAGCTTATCGCGCGCATGATGGACGGGCAAAGTGACACGTTCGGCCAGCCGGGATCCGGCAATAATGATGCGTCTTCCGGCCCTTCTTCGGCGGGGAATTATCCTGCCAGCAACGCGTCTTCTGGCTCTTCTCTCGGGGGAAGTTCTCTGTTAGGTAAAGCGTCTTCTGGCGGCACATCTCCCACCAATTCCTTCTCACCACCGTCCACGCCGACCTCCCCCACCTCACCGCTTGATTTCCCTTCTTCCCCCACCAGCGGTGCCGGGGGCAGCACGCCGGTCACCGATCATGCTGACCCTGTCGGCAGTACCGGCGTGGGGGCCGGAAATTCGGTGGGCTTTACCAGCGCCGGCGCTAACCCGACTGTGCTGCATGACACCATCATCGTAAAGGCGGGTCAGGAGTTTGATGGCAAAGGGCAAACCTTCACCGCCGGTTCAGAATTAGGCGATGGCGGCCAGTCGGAAAGCCAGAAGCCGCTGTTTATGCTGGAAGACGGTGCCAGCCTGAAAAACGTCACCATCGGCGATGATGGGGCGGATGGCATTCATCTTTACGGTGATGCCAAAATAGACAATCTGCACGTCACCAACGTGGGAGAGGACGCGATAACCGTTAAGCCAAACAGCGCTGGCAAAAAATCTCACGTTGACATCACCAACAGCTCCTTTGAGCACGCCTCTGACAAGATCCTGCAGCTGAATGCTGATACCACCCTGAACGTTGACAACGTGAAGGCCAAAGACTTTGGTACTTTCGTACGCACTAACGGAGGTCAACAGGGTAACTGGGATCTGAATCTGAGCCATATCAGCGCAGAGAACGGTAAATTCTCGTTCGTTAAAAGCGATAGCGAGGGGCTAAACGTCAATACCAGTGATATCTCACTGGGCAACGTTGAAAACCACTATAAAGTGCCGATGTCGGCCAATCTGAAGGTGGCTAAATGA
- a CDS encoding YopJ family acetyltransferase, with amino-acid sequence MNVSGLRAGQRSPSQQADHAPSSSTQASPAQTGRRLQRQDALPANNRYHASQTPATPDRARAAARYASGASSSAAPAAGPAGPSMALSRQHANRENPTFARFHDAMQQSPKMLRASPVPEKPEKIPERLQQKADAIDLPGLKKLDKSLYEYAKLATELVKEGAGPDNDLADMDRKLLPLLADAENARNPGLNLRTFKSSEECYRAIKDQNKSVQQSRQPMSMRVLYPPLKGARDHRVALDIQFRPGHRPSIVGFESAPGNLAELLQHELEHALRGAKVQVVENTIQNSLRGCSMFALNNALKSFKHHDEYTARLHSGEKQVPVPAEFLKHAHSKALVEGHRHQDAIVSKDKGGLHAETLLHRNLAYRADRINHSYSTSIEGFRLQEIQRAGEFLAARKQRR; translated from the coding sequence ATGAATGTATCTGGTTTGAGGGCTGGGCAAAGAAGCCCGTCCCAGCAAGCGGATCACGCTCCTTCTTCATCGACACAGGCCTCACCGGCGCAGACGGGCAGACGGTTGCAGCGGCAGGACGCGCTGCCTGCTAACAACCGCTATCATGCCAGCCAGACGCCCGCGACGCCGGATCGTGCGCGCGCAGCCGCCAGATACGCATCGGGGGCCAGCTCTTCGGCGGCGCCTGCTGCCGGGCCCGCTGGCCCATCTATGGCGCTATCTCGTCAGCACGCTAACCGTGAAAACCCGACGTTTGCCCGTTTTCATGATGCGATGCAGCAGTCCCCTAAAATGTTGCGCGCCAGCCCCGTGCCGGAAAAGCCGGAGAAGATCCCCGAGCGCCTGCAGCAAAAGGCCGACGCCATCGATTTGCCAGGGTTAAAGAAACTGGATAAAAGCCTGTACGAATATGCCAAACTGGCGACCGAACTGGTCAAGGAAGGAGCGGGACCCGATAACGACCTCGCTGATATGGATAGAAAGCTACTGCCGCTGCTGGCCGATGCGGAAAACGCGCGTAACCCGGGGCTGAATCTGCGCACTTTTAAGAGCAGCGAAGAGTGCTACCGGGCGATAAAGGATCAGAATAAAAGCGTACAGCAGTCCAGGCAGCCGATGTCTATGCGCGTGCTCTATCCGCCCTTGAAGGGCGCGCGTGACCATCGCGTGGCGTTGGACATCCAGTTCCGGCCGGGCCATCGTCCTTCGATTGTGGGTTTTGAGTCCGCGCCGGGCAATTTGGCTGAGCTTTTGCAACACGAACTTGAACACGCCTTGCGCGGAGCCAAAGTGCAGGTGGTGGAAAATACGATTCAAAACTCCCTAAGAGGCTGCTCAATGTTTGCTTTGAATAATGCCCTGAAGTCCTTTAAGCATCATGATGAATACACTGCGCGGCTGCACAGCGGTGAAAAACAGGTTCCCGTTCCCGCCGAATTTTTAAAGCATGCGCATTCGAAAGCCCTGGTTGAAGGGCACCGGCATCAGGACGCTATCGTCAGCAAAGATAAAGGCGGGCTGCATGCCGAAACCCTGCTGCACAGAAACCTGGCCTATCGTGCCGACAGGATCAACCACTCTTACAGTACCTCGATTGAAGGTTTCCGCCTGCAGGAGATACAGCGGGCAGGTGAATTTTTGGCCGCGCGAAAACAAAGAAGATAG
- a CDS encoding type III secretion system chaperone, whose translation MVIQDLLSALARRLEAGSLLLDGSQLCCLQVNGLEMTLEWLEQQNRLFVYLSIGTLADAQQGALLADILAANLFHYGSSDGAAFGLDKEKNELLLFQRFQPSSVDEASFVSACVQMIEVAKIWQGKLLHSHAVPASAPRMLTQQGLTLNFAGKIT comes from the coding sequence ATGGTCATACAAGATTTACTGAGTGCATTAGCCAGGCGTCTGGAAGCCGGATCGCTGTTGCTTGATGGCAGCCAACTTTGTTGCCTGCAGGTTAACGGGCTTGAGATGACGCTGGAGTGGCTGGAGCAGCAGAACAGGCTGTTTGTTTACCTGAGCATTGGCACCCTCGCTGACGCACAGCAGGGCGCGCTATTAGCCGATATCCTCGCCGCCAATCTGTTCCATTATGGTTCGAGCGATGGTGCGGCATTCGGTCTGGATAAAGAGAAAAACGAACTGTTATTGTTTCAACGTTTCCAGCCGTCATCAGTGGATGAGGCCAGCTTCGTGAGCGCCTGTGTGCAAATGATCGAAGTGGCGAAAATCTGGCAGGGCAAGTTATTGCACAGCCACGCTGTGCCAGCTTCAGCCCCGCGCATGCTGACGCAGCAGGGATTAACGTTAAATTTTGCCGGGAAAATCACATGA
- a CDS encoding harpin HrpZ family protein, protein MSLNTSALGASTMQISIGGAGGGNGLLGTSRQNAGLGDHSALGLGGGNNNDTVNQLAGMLTGMMMMMSMMGGGGLTGLLGGGFGGGLLGGGSGGGLGGSGGGLGGLGGDLGSTLGGGIGGGIGGALGGPLGATVGTSLGSGIGGSAASGVGSALDQALGINSTSQNDSSTSGTDSSSDSSDPVQQLMKMFSEIMQSLFGEGQDGTQSGSSAGKQPTEGEQSAYKKGVSDALSALMGNGLSQTLGNGGLGGGQGGSAGTGLDGSGLGGKGLQNLSGPVDYQQLGNAVGTGIGMKAGIQALNDIGTHSDSSTRSFVNKGDRAMAKEIGQFMDQYPEVFGKPQYQKGPGQEVKTDDKSWAKALSKPDDDGMTPASMEQFNKAKGMIKSAMAGDTGNGNLQARGAGGSSLGIDAMMAGDTINNMALGKLGAA, encoded by the coding sequence ATGAGTCTGAATACAAGTGCGCTGGGAGCGTCAACGATGCAAATTTCCATCGGCGGTGCGGGTGGCGGTAACGGGTTGCTGGGTACCAGTCGCCAGAATGCAGGGCTGGGTGACCATTCTGCACTGGGTCTGGGCGGCGGCAATAACAATGATACGGTCAATCAACTGGCCGGCATGCTCACCGGCATGATGATGATGATGAGCATGATGGGCGGTGGTGGTTTAACGGGGCTGCTGGGCGGCGGCTTTGGCGGCGGTCTGCTGGGCGGCGGTTCAGGTGGAGGCCTGGGCGGTTCAGGTGGAGGCCTGGGCGGTTTGGGCGGCGATCTGGGTAGCACGCTGGGCGGCGGCATTGGCGGCGGCATTGGTGGTGCGTTAGGCGGCCCGTTGGGTGCAACCGTGGGGACCTCTCTGGGGTCGGGCATCGGGGGCAGCGCCGCTTCCGGAGTGGGTTCCGCGCTCGACCAGGCGCTGGGTATTAACTCAACGTCCCAAAACGACAGCTCCACCTCCGGTACAGATTCCAGCTCAGACTCAAGCGACCCGGTGCAACAGCTGATGAAGATGTTCAGCGAGATAATGCAAAGCCTGTTTGGCGAGGGGCAAGACGGTACACAAAGCGGTTCTTCTGCCGGCAAGCAGCCGACCGAAGGCGAACAAAGCGCCTATAAAAAAGGCGTAAGCGATGCGCTGTCTGCCCTGATGGGTAACGGTTTGAGCCAGACCCTTGGCAACGGCGGACTGGGGGGCGGTCAGGGGGGGAGTGCTGGCACTGGCCTTGACGGTTCTGGGCTGGGCGGCAAAGGTTTGCAAAACCTGAGCGGGCCGGTTGACTACCAGCAGTTGGGTAACGCCGTGGGTACCGGTATCGGTATGAAAGCGGGCATCCAGGCGCTGAATGATATCGGTACGCACAGTGACAGCTCCACCCGTTCTTTCGTCAATAAAGGCGACCGGGCGATGGCGAAGGAAATTGGCCAGTTTATGGACCAGTACCCTGAAGTGTTTGGCAAGCCGCAGTACCAGAAAGGGCCGGGCCAGGAAGTGAAAACGGATGATAAATCCTGGGCAAAAGCACTGAGCAAGCCGGATGACGACGGAATGACGCCCGCCAGTATGGAGCAGTTCAACAAGGCCAAGGGCATGATCAAAAGCGCCATGGCGGGTGATACCGGTAACGGCAACCTGCAGGCGCGCGGTGCCGGTGGTTCTTCGCTGGGTATTGATGCCATGATGGCCGGTGACACCATTAACAATATGGCACTGGGCAAGCTGGGCGCGGCTTAA
- the hrpV gene encoding HrpV family type III secretion system protein: MNNPCPQVTSLPALLSLLQLRQSCRWPVQQGVELLALCGERGREVMLNLQPAFQPAGLYQRLLSRRAQQLEVWDGCFLCLNRDRVLSCWRQLPESAMSDKQHIAQLFSLAGIPLSD; the protein is encoded by the coding sequence ATGAATAATCCTTGCCCACAGGTGACCTCGCTGCCGGCATTACTTAGCCTGTTGCAACTGCGCCAAAGCTGTCGCTGGCCGGTGCAACAAGGGGTGGAATTACTGGCCCTGTGTGGCGAGCGCGGGCGTGAGGTGATGCTGAACCTGCAACCGGCATTCCAGCCTGCCGGGCTTTACCAGCGGTTGCTCAGCCGCCGTGCGCAACAGCTGGAGGTCTGGGACGGATGCTTCCTGTGCCTTAACCGCGACCGGGTATTATCCTGCTGGCGTCAGCTGCCCGAATCCGCCATGAGCGATAAACAGCATATTGCTCAGTTGTTCAGTCTGGCGGGCATTCCCCTGAGCGATTGA
- the hrpT gene encoding HrpT family type III secretion system protein, whose translation MKSASCLLLASTLLLTACAGRHDNGLECTSVDCRPQSQARQLVIWWQPGLRNGPADYTRVSVNE comes from the coding sequence ATGAAAAGCGCTTCCTGTTTACTGCTGGCGTCCACGCTGTTGCTCACCGCCTGCGCCGGACGTCATGATAACGGCCTGGAATGTACCTCGGTTGACTGCCGCCCGCAGTCTCAGGCTCGTCAGTTAGTCATCTGGTGGCAGCCCGGTTTACGTAATGGTCCGGCAGATTATACCCGGGTATCGGTGAATGAATAA
- the sctC gene encoding type III secretion system outer membrane ring subunit SctC gives MVEKRALRCRLLGALLMLCATLPAGAQTPADWKEQSYAYSADRTPLSTVLQDFADGHSVDLQLGNVEDAEVTAKIRADNASAFLDRLALEHHFQWFVYNNTLYVSPQDEQSSERLEISPDAAPDIKQALSGIGLLDPRFGWGELPDDGVVLVTGPPQYLELVKRFSEQREKKEDRRKVMTFPLRYASVADRTIHYRDQTVVIPGVATMLNELMNGKRAAPASASGSDSAPGGPDTTSMMQNTQTLLSRLSSRNKSANKAGGRDSDIDDVSGRISADVRNNALLIRDDDKRRDEYSQLIAKIDVPQNLVEIDAVILDIDRTALNRLEANWQATLGGVTGGSSLMSGSGTLFVSDFKRFFADIQALEGEGTASIVANPSVLTLENQPAVIDFSQTAYITATGERVADIQPVTAGTSLQVTPRAVGNQGHSSIQLMIDIEDGHVQTNGDGQATGVKRGTVSTQALISENRALVLGGFHVEESADRDRRIPLLGDIPWIGQLFSSRRHEISQRQRLFILTPRLIGDQTDPTRYVTADNRQQLSDAMGRVERRHSNVNQHDVVENALRDLAEGQSPAGFQVQTSGTRLSEVCRSTPSLLFESTRGQWYSSSTNGVHLSVGVVRNISSKPLRFDEANCASKRTLAVAVWPHSALAPGESAEVYLATDPSRVLRASRESLLNR, from the coding sequence ATGGTTGAGAAACGAGCGTTGCGCTGCCGGTTGCTGGGCGCGCTACTGATGCTGTGCGCAACACTTCCGGCGGGGGCGCAGACCCCGGCCGACTGGAAAGAACAGTCCTATGCCTATTCTGCCGATCGCACGCCGTTATCCACGGTGCTGCAAGATTTTGCTGACGGACACAGTGTCGATCTCCAGCTTGGCAATGTGGAAGACGCAGAGGTAACCGCCAAGATCCGCGCTGATAACGCCAGCGCTTTCCTCGACAGGCTGGCGCTGGAGCACCATTTCCAGTGGTTTGTTTACAACAATACGCTGTACGTCAGCCCACAGGACGAGCAAAGCTCGGAACGTCTGGAGATCTCCCCGGACGCCGCACCGGATATCAAGCAGGCGCTAAGCGGTATTGGCCTGCTTGATCCGCGTTTTGGCTGGGGAGAACTGCCGGATGATGGCGTGGTGCTGGTGACCGGGCCGCCGCAATACCTGGAGCTGGTTAAGCGCTTCAGTGAGCAACGCGAAAAGAAAGAAGACCGACGTAAAGTCATGACCTTCCCGCTACGCTATGCGTCGGTGGCCGACCGCACCATTCATTACCGTGACCAGACGGTGGTGATCCCCGGCGTTGCCACCATGCTGAATGAGCTGATGAACGGTAAACGCGCAGCGCCGGCCAGCGCCAGCGGCAGTGACAGTGCGCCGGGAGGCCCGGATACCACCAGCATGATGCAGAATACCCAGACGTTACTGTCGCGTTTATCAAGCCGTAATAAATCTGCCAACAAGGCGGGCGGCAGGGATAGCGATATTGACGATGTAAGCGGCCGCATCTCTGCCGATGTGCGCAACAATGCGCTGTTGATCCGCGATGACGATAAACGGCGCGATGAATACAGCCAGCTGATCGCCAAAATTGATGTGCCGCAGAATCTGGTTGAGATTGACGCGGTGATTCTGGACATCGACCGCACGGCGTTAAACCGACTGGAAGCCAACTGGCAGGCCACATTAGGCGGTGTGACCGGCGGCAGCTCGCTGATGTCCGGCAGCGGTACGCTGTTTGTCAGCGACTTTAAACGTTTCTTCGCCGATATTCAGGCGCTGGAAGGCGAGGGTACTGCCTCGATCGTCGCCAATCCTTCGGTTCTGACGCTGGAAAATCAGCCGGCAGTGATCGACTTCAGCCAGACGGCCTACATTACCGCCACCGGCGAACGCGTGGCGGACATCCAGCCGGTGACGGCAGGCACCAGCCTGCAGGTGACGCCGCGCGCGGTAGGTAATCAAGGCCACTCCAGCATTCAGCTAATGATTGATATTGAAGACGGCCACGTACAGACCAACGGTGACGGGCAGGCTACCGGCGTGAAACGCGGCACGGTCAGCACCCAGGCGCTCATCAGTGAGAACCGCGCGCTGGTGCTGGGCGGCTTCCACGTTGAAGAGAGTGCCGATCGCGATCGGCGCATCCCGTTGCTGGGCGATATTCCCTGGATTGGTCAACTGTTCAGTTCGAGGCGTCATGAAATTTCTCAGCGTCAGCGCCTGTTTATCCTCACCCCGCGCCTGATCGGCGATCAAACCGATCCGACGCGTTATGTCACCGCCGATAACCGCCAGCAACTGAGCGACGCCATGGGGCGCGTGGAGAGGCGGCACAGTAATGTGAATCAGCATGACGTGGTGGAAAACGCCCTGCGCGATCTGGCTGAAGGGCAGTCGCCGGCCGGTTTCCAGGTGCAAACGTCCGGTACGCGTTTGAGTGAAGTCTGCCGCAGTACGCCCTCACTGCTGTTCGAAAGTACTCGCGGCCAGTGGTACAGCAGTAGTACTAACGGTGTGCATCTCAGCGTGGGGGTGGTGCGCAATATCAGCAGCAAACCTCTGCGTTTTGATGAGGCGAACTGTGCCAGTAAACGCACGCTGGCAGTGGCGGTGTGGCCGCACAGCGCGCTGGCACCCGGCGAGTCGGCAGAGGTGTATCTGGCCACGGATCCAAGCCGCGTGCTGCGCGCGTCACGCGAATCCTTATTGAATCGTTAA
- the hrpG gene encoding type III secretion system chaperone HrpG produces the protein MRSTELLQWAQRWLDNPGTDQQLTVDDGVVWLQHRAEQFFALAELTVNASLDDELLGRALQLSAPTLRYFGRDAAALAQQGNSLILALAIRQLEVNAVCQQLESLLNQRDVWQTMLQQPRRKAATHGAVPLHSLAFLPRGNHG, from the coding sequence ATGAGATCAACTGAATTGCTACAGTGGGCGCAGCGCTGGCTCGACAATCCTGGCACAGACCAACAGCTAACGGTCGATGACGGCGTCGTCTGGTTGCAGCATCGGGCGGAACAGTTTTTTGCATTGGCAGAGCTGACGGTAAATGCGTCGCTAGACGATGAGTTGTTGGGGCGGGCGTTGCAGCTTTCGGCTCCGACCCTACGTTATTTTGGCCGCGATGCCGCCGCACTGGCGCAGCAAGGCAACAGCCTGATATTAGCGTTAGCTATCCGTCAGCTGGAGGTTAACGCCGTCTGCCAACAGCTGGAATCACTGCTTAATCAACGTGATGTCTGGCAGACAATGCTACAACAACCGCGTAGAAAAGCGGCAACCCATGGCGCGGTGCCTTTGCACAGCCTGGCATTTTTACCAAGGGGAAACCATGGTTGA
- a CDS encoding type III secretion protein HrpF: MSSLSPLQRRLDSQFDKAQTQLDDATLNASEGYSQEDSFAFFEASMGLSNASWAASQELTVKHGLAKAIINEIN; the protein is encoded by the coding sequence ATGTCATCACTCAGCCCGCTTCAGCGCCGCCTGGACAGTCAGTTTGATAAAGCACAAACCCAACTGGACGATGCCACCCTGAATGCCAGTGAAGGTTACAGCCAGGAGGACAGTTTTGCCTTTTTTGAGGCCAGTATGGGACTTTCCAACGCCAGCTGGGCGGCGAGCCAGGAGCTGACGGTTAAACACGGGCTTGCTAAAGCCATCATCAATGAGATCAACTGA
- the sctL gene encoding type III secretion system stator protein SctL — protein MLTRKRITLLNAEADLAPVIGQAQLCIQQQGQEILQQARQQAQAMLEEAERQKEAEMLSAQQRAEQAFWQQADTLLQSWQQQYQQLEEQVLDVMDSVLTQALSQLLTEVPQTQRLAALLRQLLRAKTLAEQGSLYCHPAQQVEIADWLRSHAHLAWQLQPDESLAQDSLKLVTANGELCLDWQQAVRHLLPPQAAC, from the coding sequence ATGTTGACGCGTAAAAGAATTACCCTGCTGAACGCGGAGGCCGATCTGGCACCCGTGATCGGTCAGGCACAGCTGTGCATTCAGCAGCAGGGGCAGGAGATCCTGCAGCAGGCCCGGCAACAGGCACAGGCGATGCTGGAAGAAGCGGAGCGGCAGAAAGAAGCCGAGATGTTGAGTGCGCAACAGCGCGCCGAGCAGGCCTTCTGGCAGCAGGCAGATACGCTGCTGCAAAGCTGGCAGCAGCAATATCAGCAGCTGGAGGAACAGGTGCTTGACGTGATGGACAGCGTGCTGACGCAGGCGCTTAGCCAGTTGCTGACTGAAGTACCGCAAACACAGCGGCTGGCGGCGCTATTACGTCAACTGCTGCGGGCAAAAACCCTGGCTGAACAGGGCAGCCTTTATTGTCATCCGGCACAGCAGGTTGAGATCGCCGACTGGTTACGCAGTCATGCCCACCTGGCCTGGCAGCTACAGCCGGATGAGTCGCTGGCGCAAGATAGCCTGAAACTGGTCACCGCTAACGGTGAATTGTGCCTTGACTGGCAGCAGGCGGTGCGCCATTTACTCCCTCCTCAGGCAGCGTGCTAA
- the sctJ gene encoding type III secretion system inner membrane ring lipoprotein SctJ: MAKLSFKILLLLPVLLLVGCNDQVELNHGLTENDANEVAAELGRYHIQAEKLANKDGITVMVDAAELNRAVHILDAAGLPRPARTNLGEVFQKNGVISTPLEERARYIYALSQEVESTLSQIDGVIVARVHVVLPERIAPGEPVQPASAAVFIKYRPDLDPDIIEPRIRRMVASSLPGLAGRSDKDLAIVFVPAESYQDKPPKVSFGPFLVTPEQSAQLSWLSGMIGVLILMVVAGVLGWPHWQRYRQRQQPPPGQKDE, translated from the coding sequence ATGGCTAAATTATCTTTCAAGATACTGCTTTTGCTGCCGGTACTGCTGCTGGTCGGCTGCAATGACCAGGTCGAACTCAATCATGGTCTGACAGAAAACGACGCCAACGAAGTGGCGGCGGAGCTGGGTCGTTATCATATCCAGGCGGAAAAACTGGCCAATAAAGACGGTATTACCGTGATGGTAGATGCCGCAGAGTTAAATCGGGCGGTACATATTCTTGATGCGGCGGGTTTGCCGCGACCGGCGCGCACCAACCTTGGCGAGGTGTTCCAAAAGAACGGCGTGATCTCCACGCCGCTGGAAGAACGGGCGCGCTACATTTATGCCTTATCCCAGGAAGTTGAATCGACCCTGAGTCAGATTGACGGGGTGATCGTCGCCCGGGTACATGTGGTGCTACCGGAGCGCATTGCGCCGGGTGAACCGGTGCAGCCCGCCAGCGCAGCGGTGTTTATCAAATATCGCCCCGATCTCGACCCCGACATTATCGAACCGCGCATCCGGCGCATGGTTGCCAGCAGCCTGCCGGGCCTGGCCGGTCGGTCAGACAAAGATCTGGCGATTGTCTTCGTTCCCGCCGAGAGTTATCAGGATAAACCGCCGAAGGTGTCCTTTGGTCCGTTTTTGGTCACGCCAGAGCAATCGGCACAGTTAAGCTGGCTGAGCGGCATGATTGGCGTGCTGATCCTGATGGTGGTAGCGGGCGTGCTGGGTTGGCCGCACTGGCAACGCTATCGTCAACGGCAGCAACCGCCGCCGGGGCAGAAAGATGAGTGA
- a CDS encoding EscI/YscI/HrpB family type III secretion system inner rod protein → MKINAGNAQSLAVSAGDSEVSSAASHTADASWFSAALQAPAKTASSDNQSWINKVTSLSETASGHANQADRALAKVSRSLDSQSVMAANRTLSSYYLESLLNAKLVGKGVQSLEKLTNLQ, encoded by the coding sequence ATGAAAATCAATGCCGGTAACGCCCAGTCTCTCGCCGTCAGCGCAGGGGATAGTGAGGTCAGTTCTGCCGCCAGCCACACGGCGGATGCTTCCTGGTTCAGCGCTGCGCTGCAGGCGCCCGCTAAAACGGCAAGCAGTGACAATCAATCCTGGATAAACAAAGTCACCAGCCTGTCTGAGACTGCCAGTGGCCATGCCAACCAGGCAGACAGAGCGCTGGCGAAGGTCTCGCGCAGTCTTGATTCGCAAAGCGTGATGGCCGCTAACCGCACCTTATCCTCCTATTATCTGGAGAGCCTGCTCAACGCAAAACTGGTTGGCAAAGGCGTACAGAGTCTGGAAAAACTGACCAACTTGCAGTAA
- a CDS encoding Hrp pili protein HrpA produces the protein MSGLLTSASSSASKTLESAMGQSLTESANAQASKMKMDTQNSILDGKMDSASKSLNSGHNAAKAIQF, from the coding sequence ATGAGCGGTCTTCTTACAAGCGCAAGCAGTTCAGCATCTAAAACTCTTGAATCAGCAATGGGTCAGTCACTGACCGAGTCTGCCAATGCGCAGGCGTCTAAAATGAAGATGGATACCCAGAACTCCATCCTTGATGGCAAAATGGACTCTGCTTCTAAGTCCTTGAACTCTGGCCACAACGCGGCTAAAGCTATTCAGTTCTGA